One genomic window of Aliiroseovarius sp. M344 includes the following:
- the tatB gene encoding Sec-independent protein translocase protein TatB: MFDIGFSELLVIGVVALIVVGPKDLPGMFRTLGRFTARARQMGREFSQAMNEAADESGAKDIADTFKSATSSKAMGLDALNKAADGFEKWDPSKALRDQKAADAATKSGAKAGDTKSAPEKAGDEAARKIHDASAKAASDRKAADAAKSAEMLKVKSPPSKRPTERTVGKPDDAKTPAKKPVAKKPAAKKPAPKSPAAKKPAAKKPAAKTSAGKPVAKAKTKPTDKSDA, encoded by the coding sequence ATGTTTGATATCGGGTTTTCCGAGCTATTGGTGATCGGGGTTGTTGCCCTGATCGTGGTCGGTCCCAAGGATCTGCCGGGAATGTTCCGCACGTTGGGGCGGTTCACCGCGCGCGCGCGCCAGATGGGGCGCGAGTTCAGCCAAGCGATGAATGAAGCCGCTGACGAGTCAGGTGCCAAAGACATCGCCGACACGTTCAAATCTGCGACATCGTCCAAAGCGATGGGACTGGATGCGCTGAACAAGGCCGCTGACGGGTTTGAAAAATGGGACCCCTCCAAAGCATTGCGGGATCAAAAGGCTGCTGACGCCGCGACCAAGTCTGGTGCAAAAGCTGGCGATACCAAATCCGCACCCGAAAAAGCAGGCGACGAAGCGGCGCGGAAAATTCATGATGCGAGCGCTAAGGCCGCATCGGACCGCAAAGCCGCTGATGCTGCAAAGTCGGCCGAGATGCTGAAGGTCAAAAGCCCGCCGTCAAAACGCCCTACAGAACGGACAGTCGGCAAACCAGACGACGCAAAAACGCCCGCGAAAAAGCCAGTCGCCAAGAAACCGGCTGCTAAAAAGCCCGCACCCAAATCGCCCGCAGCCAAAAAACCGGCAGCCAAAAAACCAGCGGCCAAGACATCTGCTGGCAAACCGGTCGCCAAGGCGAAGACCAAACCCACGGACAAATCTGACGCATGA
- a CDS encoding twin-arginine translocase TatA/TatE family subunit: protein MLNNIGLPGLLLIAIVVLVLFGRGKISSLMGEVGKGITAFKKGVDDGKQEIEDQAADVAKDVTPEKDKEKA from the coding sequence ATGCTCAACAATATCGGCCTTCCGGGCCTTCTGCTGATCGCGATCGTGGTGCTGGTGCTGTTTGGCCGCGGCAAAATCTCTTCGCTTATGGGCGAAGTTGGCAAAGGCATTACCGCGTTCAAAAAAGGCGTTGATGACGGCAAACAAGAGATCGAAGATCAGGCCGCAGATGTCGCAAAGGACGTCACCCCCGAGAAAGACAAGGAAAAGGCGTAA
- a CDS encoding ABC transporter ATP-binding protein, whose product MDGATLNKARLVIRDIHREFGGRPVVSGVSLTLQAGQVTGLLGPSGCGKSTTLRIIAGVDRQNSGEVWIDGQQVAGPDVFLPPEKRNIGLMFQDFALFPHLSVADNVAFGLKGSRTQKRLRVRELLEKVGLARFIDSFPHELSGGEQQRVALARALAPRPSIMLMDEPFSGLDNRLRDEIRDETLGILKDEGAAVLLVTHEPEEAMRMADEIALMRDGRIVQCGAPYNLYNAPTDLKAAAFFSDVNVITGKVQGALTNTAFGQFLAPGVPDGAKVDIVIRPQHLKIDFDRGGKGPSPTPDHGVWARALVDRARFIGKESLVDFCMEDDGSILTASVPSVFLPKQGTPLWIAIRRDRCFVFRHGTAPGVDAPHD is encoded by the coding sequence ATGGATGGTGCAACACTGAACAAAGCCCGATTGGTGATCCGTGATATCCATCGCGAATTCGGCGGACGGCCGGTGGTGAGTGGCGTGTCACTGACCTTGCAGGCCGGGCAGGTCACCGGGTTGTTGGGGCCGTCCGGGTGCGGCAAGTCCACGACACTTCGCATCATTGCGGGTGTTGACCGCCAGAATTCGGGCGAGGTCTGGATCGACGGCCAGCAAGTGGCAGGACCAGATGTGTTCCTGCCGCCAGAGAAACGCAATATCGGTCTGATGTTTCAGGATTTCGCCCTTTTCCCGCATTTGTCTGTCGCAGACAATGTGGCGTTCGGCCTGAAAGGGTCGCGCACTCAAAAACGTTTGCGGGTACGCGAGTTGCTGGAGAAGGTCGGACTGGCCCGGTTCATTGACAGCTTCCCGCACGAGCTGTCAGGTGGTGAACAACAGCGCGTGGCTTTGGCCCGTGCCTTGGCGCCGCGCCCGTCGATCATGTTGATGGACGAACCTTTTTCGGGTCTTGATAACCGACTGCGCGACGAAATCAGGGACGAAACCTTGGGCATCCTGAAAGACGAAGGTGCCGCGGTACTTTTGGTTACTCATGAACCAGAAGAGGCCATGCGTATGGCCGACGAAATCGCCCTGATGCGCGACGGGCGGATCGTGCAATGTGGCGCGCCCTATAACCTTTATAATGCGCCGACAGACCTGAAGGCTGCGGCCTTTTTCTCGGACGTCAATGTGATCACCGGGAAAGTGCAAGGGGCGTTAACAAATACGGCCTTTGGTCAGTTTCTGGCGCCCGGCGTTCCCGATGGTGCTAAGGTGGACATCGTGATCCGTCCGCAGCATCTGAAGATTGACTTTGACCGGGGCGGCAAGGGGCCAAGCCCGACGCCGGATCACGGTGTTTGGGCGCGCGCTTTGGTTGATCGTGCGCGGTTCATCGGCAAGGAAAGCCTTGTTGATTTTTGCATGGAAGACGATGGGTCGATCCTGACGGCTTCGGTCCCGTCCGTTTTTTTACCAAAGCAGGGCACACCTTTGTGGATAGCGATTCGGCGCGACCGCTGTTTTGTCTTTCGACACGGTACCGCGCCCGGAGTGGACGCGCCGCACGACTGA
- a CDS encoding MFS transporter, whose product MRFLISFAPLLLSVVLLQLSSGGVGPLDAVSGLGLGFTKAEIGMLGSAHFVGFFVGCWWAPRLMGSVGHARAFAGFTAMGAIGLLAHMLWVAPVPWAVMRIATGLSVAGAYTVIEAWLNASITNETRGRAMGGYRLVDLGGSLAAQLLIGVLEPAHYASYNVLALACCAAILPLALTRTPQPETPDTPRLRPMLAWTCSPLAVAGVVVAGITSAAFRMVGPIYGQEVGLATGQLAWFLASFVLGGAVAQLPVGWLADRYDRRGVLIGLSVAAILSCGVTVLASGMGQSAAFVTAGLFGFTTFPIFSVSAAHANDFATSEQRVELSAALMFFYAVGAIASPLVASGLIEQFGPPALFAFVAVGHLGLIVFGLARSRQRPTLAVRTPYTYTPRTSFSMGRLFGRLRDRD is encoded by the coding sequence ATGCGCTTCCTGATTTCTTTTGCTCCACTACTGTTGTCCGTCGTTCTGCTGCAACTCAGTTCGGGCGGGGTCGGGCCGTTGGACGCCGTGTCCGGGCTGGGCCTTGGCTTTACCAAAGCCGAGATTGGGATGCTGGGATCGGCCCATTTTGTCGGTTTTTTCGTAGGGTGTTGGTGGGCACCGCGCCTTATGGGCAGCGTGGGCCATGCGCGCGCCTTTGCAGGCTTCACTGCGATGGGAGCGATTGGCCTGCTGGCGCACATGTTGTGGGTCGCACCAGTGCCCTGGGCCGTCATGCGCATCGCGACGGGGCTAAGTGTCGCTGGCGCTTATACCGTGATTGAAGCATGGCTTAACGCCAGTATCACAAATGAAACGCGTGGCCGCGCAATGGGGGGATATCGGCTGGTTGATTTGGGCGGGTCACTAGCCGCACAGCTTCTGATCGGCGTGCTTGAGCCAGCCCATTACGCGTCTTACAACGTGTTGGCCTTGGCGTGTTGCGCGGCCATCCTGCCTCTGGCCCTGACACGCACGCCGCAACCAGAAACACCAGACACCCCACGCCTGCGCCCAATGCTGGCTTGGACCTGCTCACCCTTGGCGGTTGCGGGCGTCGTCGTTGCCGGCATCACGTCAGCCGCTTTTCGGATGGTCGGCCCGATCTACGGGCAAGAGGTCGGCCTTGCCACCGGACAATTGGCCTGGTTCCTGGCCAGTTTCGTTTTAGGCGGCGCGGTGGCACAGCTTCCGGTTGGCTGGCTGGCGGATCGGTATGACCGCCGCGGTGTTCTTATTGGCCTGTCTGTCGCGGCCATCCTAAGCTGCGGCGTGACGGTCTTGGCGTCCGGTATGGGCCAAAGCGCAGCTTTCGTGACCGCAGGTCTGTTCGGCTTCACCACATTTCCAATTTTCTCCGTGTCCGCTGCCCATGCCAACGATTTTGCCACCAGCGAACAACGGGTCGAGCTGTCGGCCGCGTTGATGTTCTTCTATGCGGTCGGCGCCATCGCGTCGCCCTTGGTCGCCTCGGGCCTGATCGAACAGTTCGGCCCACCGGCCCTGTTCGCCTTTGTCGCCGTCGGCCATCTGGGTCTGATCGTATTCGGTCTGGCACGGTCCCGTCAGCGGCCAACGCTGGCTGTTCGCACGCCCTACACCTATACGCCGCGCACATCATTTTCGATGGGACGCCTGTTTGGGCGGCTCCGCGATCGTGACTAG
- the metG gene encoding methionine--tRNA ligase, with amino-acid sequence MNRVLITSAIPYINGIKHLGNLVGSQLPADLYARYNRGRGREVMFICATDEHGTPAELAAAKAGKPVAKFCAEMHAVQAEIADGFRLSFDNFGRSSSDRNHKLTQHFAGKLAENGLIEEVSEKQVYSHTDGRFLPDRYIEGECPNCGYDGARGDQCENCTKQLDPTDLINPRSAISGSTDLEVRETKHLYLRQSKLKDQLDAWIDTKTDWPVLTTSIAKKWLHDGDGLQDRGITRDLDWGVPVKKGDEDWPGMEGKVFYVWFDAPIEYIAATAELADKLGEGDDFWQRWWRTDKGADDVRYVQFMGKDNVPFHTLSFPATIMGSEEPWKLVDYIKSFNYLNYDGGQFSTSKGRGVFMDQALSILPADYWRWWLLSHAPENSDSEFTWENFQVSVNKDLADVLGNFVSRVTKFCRSKFSEAVPEGGEYGAAETALIADLTAKTRAYEGHMEAMDVRKAAQELRAIWVAGNEYLQSTAPWTTFKTDPDQAAAQIRLALNLIRLYAVLSAPFIPDASETLREAMNTDLDWPGDVAEALSTLKPGDAFTVPDNLFGKIADEQREEWQARFAGTRD; translated from the coding sequence ATGAACCGCGTCCTTATCACCTCGGCGATCCCCTATATCAACGGGATCAAGCACCTCGGCAATCTGGTTGGCTCGCAACTGCCCGCCGATCTGTATGCGCGTTACAACCGTGGTCGGGGCCGCGAGGTCATGTTCATCTGTGCCACCGACGAACACGGCACGCCCGCCGAACTGGCCGCCGCGAAGGCCGGAAAACCAGTAGCCAAATTCTGCGCCGAGATGCACGCGGTTCAGGCCGAGATCGCCGACGGCTTCCGCCTGTCATTCGACAATTTCGGGCGCTCGTCATCCGACCGGAACCATAAGCTGACCCAACATTTTGCAGGCAAGCTGGCTGAGAACGGATTGATCGAGGAAGTGTCCGAGAAACAGGTCTATTCCCATACCGACGGTCGCTTCCTGCCGGATCGCTATATCGAAGGCGAATGCCCGAACTGTGGCTATGACGGTGCGCGCGGCGACCAATGTGAAAACTGCACCAAGCAGTTGGACCCGACCGACCTGATCAACCCCCGCTCGGCCATCTCTGGATCAACCGACCTTGAGGTGCGCGAAACCAAACACCTGTATCTGCGCCAGTCGAAACTGAAAGACCAGTTGGATGCGTGGATCGACACCAAGACCGATTGGCCGGTGCTGACCACCTCGATTGCCAAAAAATGGCTGCATGACGGCGACGGGCTGCAAGACCGCGGCATCACGCGCGATCTGGACTGGGGCGTGCCGGTCAAGAAGGGTGACGAAGATTGGCCCGGCATGGAAGGCAAGGTCTTCTATGTCTGGTTCGATGCGCCCATTGAATATATCGCTGCCACGGCTGAGCTTGCCGACAAGTTGGGTGAAGGCGACGACTTCTGGCAGCGCTGGTGGCGCACGGATAAGGGTGCCGACGACGTGCGTTACGTCCAGTTCATGGGCAAGGACAACGTGCCCTTCCACACGCTGTCATTCCCGGCCACCATCATGGGGTCGGAAGAGCCATGGAAGCTGGTCGACTACATCAAGTCCTTCAACTATCTGAACTACGATGGCGGGCAATTCTCGACCTCAAAGGGTCGCGGCGTGTTCATGGATCAAGCTTTGTCGATCCTGCCAGCCGATTACTGGCGTTGGTGGCTGCTAAGCCACGCGCCCGAAAACTCGGACAGCGAATTCACATGGGAGAACTTTCAGGTCTCAGTGAACAAGGATCTGGCTGACGTGCTGGGCAACTTCGTCAGCCGCGTCACCAAGTTCTGCCGCTCGAAATTCTCGGAAGCTGTGCCGGAAGGCGGCGAGTATGGCGCGGCAGAAACCGCGCTGATCGCGGATCTGACGGCCAAAACCCGAGCCTATGAAGGTCATATGGAAGCGATGGACGTGCGCAAAGCCGCACAGGAATTGCGCGCGATCTGGGTCGCGGGCAATGAATACCTGCAATCCACTGCGCCTTGGACGACTTTCAAAACTGATCCTGACCAAGCGGCTGCGCAAATCCGGCTGGCCCTGAATCTTATTCGCCTCTATGCCGTGCTGTCCGCCCCCTTCATTCCTGATGCGTCGGAAACACTGCGCGAAGCCATGAACACCGATCTGGACTGGCCAGGGGATGTGGCGGAGGCACTGAGCACACTGAAGCCGGGCGACGCTTTCACTGTGCCGGACAACTTGTTTGGCAAGATCGCAGACGAACAGCGGGAAGAATGGCAGGCGCGATTTGCAGGCACACGCGACTGA